A single Salmo trutta chromosome 14, fSalTru1.1, whole genome shotgun sequence DNA region contains:
- the LOC115208717 gene encoding lengsin, translated as MSIKGMYDSEDLVLEEGSSRLRDQVDGSGMSQGKKKGVKVSGKHVAPVDWDRGGPSIVHHSDYVSSPRPSESNPTIISIGPSPHSHRPSVSPERDRPRQDEGPPSRVEWSREGCTYSPKGEVGVSRQTMDELKSILKDSSMLGARGKEEGGGVPAPYTYLHGTNSGDGRPESQSSFTTFKPHSDASRRVSRSRDSSSLQLGSGMDSSTSYRSDVTGANRQSEVRSSTFESSSANCGDNSKDNMDKSGTQSFVSAMEHIKQQIARENINFVRFEATDLHGVSRSKTVPVRFFHEKAVYGVPMPRSYLELTLSPKSCEVDHANNPANFSSDVLLIPDLSTFRVLPWAEQTARVICDPCMITGSPLRTAPRLIAMQLMGQLQSMGFSLYSSFTYECCVLGAPDRVGPKTMLFPATTLASNHDLPFFQQLVNGMYFMGADVDSLASAMVPGQMEINLRPEFGIAAADTAFTFRTGIKEMARKYSYIASFFTDDSLYNAGVLSHSLWDINGQRSLFHTGDHGAGELSEIGRKWLAGLLSHSAALSCLLSPGLGCRSHIAKKVKDPKRNVLYATYGYNDNSSAFNVKCHGGRETHIDNKLGSAMANPYVVLAATVAAGLDGIKRNLAAETGLTRASTHTQLGKQQFAIPVKLEDALVALSEDHVIRGALGEPFVQYFIALKQFEIETEELDAERNKCLEYFI; from the exons ATGAGTATAAAAGGAATGTATGACTCAGAGGATCTCGTTCTCGAG GAGGGCTCAAGTAGGCTCAGAGACCAGGTAGATGGCAGTGGAATGAGCCAGGGCAAGAAGAAGGGGGTGAAGGTGAGTGGGAAACACGTGGCCCCAGTGGACTGGGACAGAGGGGGGCCGTCCATAGTCCACCACTCTGACTACGTGAGCAGCCCCAGACCCTCAGAAAGCAACCCCACCATCATCTCTATCGGCCCCTCTCCCCACTCCCACAGGCCCTCTGTGTCTCCAGAGAGGGATCGGCCCAGGCAGGATGAGGGCCCCCCCTCCAGGGTGGAGTGGTCCAGAGAGGGTTGCACCTACAGCCCAAAGGGCGAGGTGGGGGTCTCCAGACAGACCATGGATGAGTTGAAGAGTATCCTGAAGGATAGTTCCATGCTTGGTGCccgggggaaggaggagggggggggtgtcCCAGCCCCTTACACCTACCTGCATGGGACCAACAGTGGAGATGGACGGCCGGAGTCCCAGTCCTCCTTCACCACTTTCAAGCCCCACTCTGATGCTTCCAGGAGGGTGTCCAGGTCCAGGGACAGCAGCTCCCTCCAGCTTGGCTCCGGTATGGACTCGTCAACCTCATACAGGTCAGATGTGACTGGAGCAAACAGGCAATCCGAAGTACGGTCGTCCACGTTTGAGAGCAGCAGTGCCAACTGTGGAG ATAACAGTAAAGACAACATGGATAAGTCTGGGACTCAGAGCTTTGTCTCAGCCATGGAGCACATCAAGCAGCAGATTGCCCGGGAGAATATCAACTTTGTCCGCTTCGAGGCCACAGATCTCCATGGGGTGTCCCGGTCTAAGACAGTGCCAGTCCGCTTCTTTCAT GAGAAAGCAGTATACGGGGTGCCGATGCCAAGAAGCTACCTAGAGCTGACCCTGAGCCCTAAGAGCTGTGAGGTGGACCACGCCAACAACCCTGCCAACTTCAGTAGCGACGTGCTGCTTATCCCAGACCTGTCGACCTTCAGGGTGCTGCCGTGGGCAGAGCAGACGGCCCGGGTCATCTGTGACCCCTGCATGATAACCGGCAGCCCCCTGCGTACCGCACCCCGTCTCATCGCCATGCAGCTGATGGGGCAGCTCCAGAGCATGGGTTTCTCCCTGTACTCCTCCTTCACCTACGAGTGCTGTGTCCTGGGCGCGCCCGACAGGGTGGGCCCCAAGACCATGCTGTTCCCTGCCACCACCCTGGCCAGCAACCACGACCTGCCCTTCTTCCAGCAGCTGGTGAATGGGATGTACTTCATGGGGGCCGACGTGGACAGTTTGGCCTCAGCCATGGTGCCCGGTCAGATGGAGATCAACTTGAGGCCAGAGTTTGGCATCGCTGCCGCCGACACCGCCTTCACGTTTCGTACTGGCATCAAAGAGATGGCGAGGAAATACAGCTACATCGCCAGCTTCTTCACCGACGACAGCCTGTACAACGCCGGGGTGCTTTCCCACTCTCTCTGGGACATCAACGGACAACGTAGTCTCTTCCACACCGGGGACCACGGCGCAGGGGAGCTGTCGGAGATTGGCAGGAAGTGGCTTGCGGGGCTCTTGAGCCACTCGGCCGCCCTGAGCTGCCTGCTCTCCCCTGGGCTGGGCTGCCGCAGCCACATTGCCAAGAAGGTTAAAGACCCCAAGCGCAACGTGCTTTACGCCACCTATGGCTACAACGACAACAGCAGCGCCTTCAATGTAAAATGCCACGGCGGGCGGGAGACGCATATCGACAACAAGCTGGGCTCGGCCATGGCTAACCCATACGTGGTGCTGGCGGCCACCGTAGCGGCAGGACTGGACGGTATCAAACGCAACCTGGCGGCTGAGACAGGTCTGACCAGGGCCTCCACCCACACCCAGCTGGGGAAACAGCAGTTTGCCATCCCTGTGAAGCTGGAGGACGCTCTGGTGGCTTTGAGCGAAGACCATGTGATTCGCGGAGCGCTGGGAGAACCATTTGTGCAGTATTTTATTGCTCTGAAGCAATTTGAGATTGAGACTGAAGAATtggacgcagagagaaacaaatgtCTGGAATATTTCATATAG